Proteins encoded together in one Pelosinus sp. IPA-1 window:
- the obgE gene encoding GTPase ObgE has translation MFIDRAKIEVISGNGGNGMSSWRREKFVPKGGPSGGDGGRGGDIILIVDANTNTLIDFRYKRKFVAANGVNGQTKNMHGQHAEPTYIKVPPGTLVKDAETGEVVADLTKVGQQAIIVKGGRGGRGNARFVNSVNRAPTFSENGAPGAGRILQLELKLLADVGLVGYPSVGKSSIISVVSAARPEVAAYHFTTLTPVLGVVSLDEGHSFVMADIPGLIEGANEGIGLGHDFLRHIERTKVILHVLDVSGIEGRDPIEDYNKINNELKLYNERLSTRPQLIVANKMDLAEAQENYPRVAEYMKNLGHEIYPVSAATGEGLPELMQRTAKLLLEHVEIPEETTETIVYEAKPQEDFTIGRDEDGAFLIRGRGIERLVAMTNFDNDEGVRRFQQLFKRIGIEAALKEKGVNEGDTVRIGEMEFEFRT, from the coding sequence ATGTTTATTGATAGAGCAAAAATTGAAGTGATATCTGGTAACGGCGGTAATGGTATGTCTAGCTGGCGTCGAGAAAAGTTTGTTCCCAAAGGTGGACCCAGTGGTGGTGACGGGGGCCGTGGAGGCGATATCATATTAATTGTAGATGCTAATACCAATACGTTGATCGATTTTCGTTATAAACGTAAATTCGTTGCCGCTAATGGAGTAAATGGACAAACAAAGAATATGCATGGACAGCATGCGGAGCCTACCTATATCAAAGTGCCACCAGGTACTTTAGTCAAGGATGCTGAAACAGGAGAAGTAGTAGCAGATTTGACGAAAGTAGGTCAACAAGCAATCATTGTTAAGGGTGGTCGTGGTGGTCGTGGTAACGCTAGATTTGTAAATAGTGTTAACCGGGCACCAACTTTTTCTGAAAATGGTGCACCTGGTGCCGGGCGGATACTGCAGTTGGAACTTAAGCTACTAGCTGATGTTGGTTTAGTAGGGTATCCTAGTGTAGGAAAGTCTAGCATTATTTCCGTTGTATCTGCAGCGAGGCCGGAAGTAGCAGCATATCACTTTACCACATTGACTCCCGTGCTTGGTGTAGTCAGTCTTGATGAAGGACATAGTTTTGTAATGGCTGATATTCCAGGATTAATTGAGGGGGCAAATGAAGGAATTGGCCTAGGACATGATTTCCTTCGCCATATTGAGCGTACGAAAGTGATTCTTCATGTACTAGATGTATCTGGCATAGAAGGTCGTGATCCCATAGAAGATTATAACAAGATAAATAATGAACTGAAATTATATAATGAGCGTTTATCCACTCGTCCCCAGCTGATTGTTGCTAATAAAATGGATTTAGCGGAAGCCCAGGAGAATTACCCAAGGGTAGCCGAATACATGAAAAATCTCGGTCATGAAATTTACCCTGTTTCCGCGGCTACTGGTGAAGGATTACCAGAACTCATGCAGCGGACTGCGAAATTATTATTAGAACATGTAGAAATACCAGAAGAAACGACGGAAACAATTGTCTATGAAGCGAAACCACAAGAAGACTTTACGATAGGCCGTGATGAAGACGGTGCATTTTTAATTCGTGGCAGAGGAATTGAAAGGTTAGTGGCAATGACTAATTTTGATAATGATGAGGGCGTACGCCGTTTTCAACAACTCTTTAAGCGCATAGGTATTGAAGCAGCGTTAAAAGAAAAAGGTGTTAATGAAGGCGATACGGTACGTATTGGCGAAATGGAATTTGAATTTAGAACATAA
- a CDS encoding Spo0B domain-containing protein has protein sequence MEKHEVCEEIVTLLKKQRHDFVNHLQVIHAMLQMGRGEKALLYIEELAKDPGLVSDTLKAYEEQCGCLHKG, from the coding sequence ATGGAGAAGCATGAAGTGTGTGAAGAAATTGTTACCTTATTAAAAAAGCAACGGCATGATTTTGTCAACCATTTGCAAGTAATTCATGCCATGTTACAGATGGGGCGCGGGGAAAAGGCACTTCTTTATATTGAAGAGTTAGCGAAAGATCCTGGGCTCGTATCGGATACGCTAAAGGCTTATGAAGAGCAATGTGGTTGCCTGCATAAGGGATAG
- the proB gene encoding glutamate 5-kinase, whose amino-acid sequence MFTRENLAKAKRVVVKVGTSTLTHNTGKLNLWRIEKLVRELADLANQGKEIILVTSGAVGAGMDVLGLKERPKTIPEKQAAAAVGQGRLMHTYEKLFGECGQVVAQVLLTREDSVKRTRYTNCRNTLLTLLKMGVIPVINENDAVAIDELKIGDNDTLSAMVASIVDADVLIILSDIEGVYTDNPQNNPDAQLIGEITDITPEIEALAGGAGTLRGTGGMYTKIQAGKIAVNSGVTMVIASGLQDGILREVLSGKNVGTIFLSKENRLQIRKKWLAFGARTQGILTIDKGCEQALLSGGSSLLAAGVTLVRGDFEHGNTISVVTMEGREIARGIANYNGADTRKIMGAHTNEIVSILGSKPYDEVIHRDNMVLLV is encoded by the coding sequence ATGTTTACCAGAGAAAATTTGGCTAAAGCCAAACGGGTAGTTGTAAAAGTAGGAACCAGTACGTTAACACATAACACTGGTAAACTAAACTTGTGGCGTATTGAAAAACTGGTACGAGAGTTAGCTGATTTGGCCAACCAAGGTAAGGAAATCATTTTGGTTACCTCCGGGGCAGTTGGTGCTGGCATGGACGTTCTGGGGCTGAAAGAACGACCTAAAACCATACCAGAAAAACAAGCTGCAGCAGCTGTTGGTCAGGGCAGGCTGATGCATACTTATGAAAAATTATTTGGTGAATGCGGACAAGTGGTAGCACAAGTACTGTTAACTCGTGAAGATTCAGTAAAAAGAACTCGTTATACCAATTGTCGTAATACCTTATTAACCTTACTCAAAATGGGTGTCATCCCCGTAATCAATGAAAATGATGCTGTTGCGATCGATGAATTAAAGATTGGCGACAATGATACCTTGTCCGCCATGGTAGCTAGTATTGTTGATGCGGATGTATTAATTATCTTATCAGATATTGAAGGAGTATACACAGATAATCCACAAAATAACCCTGATGCACAGTTAATTGGAGAAATAACAGATATTACACCAGAGATTGAAGCTTTGGCTGGTGGAGCTGGTACGCTAAGGGGGACAGGCGGTATGTATACGAAAATACAAGCCGGGAAAATTGCTGTTAATTCAGGTGTAACGATGGTCATTGCCTCTGGTCTACAAGACGGTATTTTGCGAGAGGTGTTAAGTGGTAAAAATGTGGGGACGATTTTTCTATCAAAAGAAAATCGCTTACAAATACGTAAAAAGTGGCTAGCCTTTGGTGCTCGTACCCAAGGAATACTAACGATAGATAAAGGCTGTGAACAGGCACTACTATCAGGAGGATCTAGCTTATTAGCCGCTGGCGTTACTTTAGTCAGGGGAGACTTTGAACATGGTAATACCATTAGTGTAGTCACTATGGAAGGGCGGGAAATTGCTAGAGGCATTGCCAATTATAATGGAGCGGATACTAGAAAAATTATGGGAGCTCACACGAATGAGATTGTTTCTATATTAGGATCAAAACCATATGATGAGGTGATCCATAGAGACAACATGGTATTGCTAGTATAA
- a CDS encoding ribosomal-processing cysteine protease Prp → MIKIKIVRNSEQSMVEFSVTGHANTGPHGQDIVCAGISALTQTAVLGLDRHLGTKIHLEIASGNLKMCLLDNPDPLTDAVLETMLIGLTEIAKINPQSVRISEHRR, encoded by the coding sequence ATGATCAAGATAAAGATTGTTCGAAACTCAGAACAGAGTATGGTTGAGTTTAGCGTTACTGGACATGCTAATACAGGTCCTCACGGACAAGATATAGTATGCGCGGGTATATCTGCATTGACTCAAACGGCTGTGCTGGGATTGGATCGTCACCTAGGAACCAAGATACATCTTGAAATTGCCAGTGGTAATTTAAAGATGTGTTTATTAGATAATCCGGATCCATTAACGGATGCTGTGTTGGAAACTATGCTAATCGGGTTAACCGAAATTGCAAAAATAAATCCGCAAAGTGTTCGTATTTCTGAACACAGGAGGTGA
- the rpmA gene encoding 50S ribosomal protein L27, with product MFNFNLQLFAHKKGVGSTRNGRDSESKRLGVKRHAGEVVTAGSILVRQRGTHFHTGQNVGIGKDDTLYAKIAGRVAFERKGRNDRQVSVYATEEAI from the coding sequence ATGTTTAATTTTAATTTACAGCTATTTGCTCATAAAAAAGGTGTAGGTAGTACTCGTAACGGTCGTGACAGTGAGTCTAAACGCCTTGGCGTTAAGCGTCACGCAGGTGAAGTAGTAACTGCTGGCAGCATTTTGGTTCGTCAGAGAGGTACTCATTTCCACACCGGTCAAAATGTTGGCATTGGTAAGGATGATACCTTATATGCGAAAATTGCTGGACGTGTGGCTTTTGAACGTAAAGGCCGTAATGACCGCCAAGTAAGCGTATATGCAACGGAAGAAGCTATCTAA
- the yhbY gene encoding ribosome assembly RNA-binding protein YhbY, protein MEEITELTGKQKRYLRSLGSTMDPVVQIGKTGISATLLDSAKDAVIARELIKVRVLQNCSEEPKDIIAELAQGIGAELVQVIGRNGLLYKRNRNPQKSNKIELP, encoded by the coding sequence GTGGAAGAAATTACAGAATTAACAGGAAAACAAAAGCGTTATTTGCGTTCGCTGGGAAGCACTATGGATCCTGTTGTACAAATTGGCAAGACAGGAATATCAGCAACCCTGCTTGATAGTGCAAAAGATGCGGTAATTGCCAGGGAATTAATCAAAGTACGTGTATTGCAAAATTGCAGTGAAGAACCGAAAGACATCATTGCGGAATTGGCACAAGGAATTGGTGCTGAATTAGTACAAGTTATTGGACGTAATGGACTTTTATATAAGCGCAACCGCAATCCACAAAAAAGTAATAAAATCGAATTACCTTAA